A single Prevotella sp. E15-22 DNA region contains:
- a CDS encoding efflux RND transporter periplasmic adaptor subunit, whose translation MKMKKMMLVAMVATVLMSCGGGGGRPTFGDNEYPIETVSESSAALQSTYPATINGIQDVEIRPKVSGFITQINVTEGQTVSAGQVLFVIDNETYQAQVRQAQATVNTAQTAVNTAKLTFDNTKKLHASRVVGDYELQTAENSFLSAQAQLAQAQATLASAKENLSFCYVKSPAAGVVGTLPYKKGALVSASNVLTHVSDISKMEVYFSLTEKDMLSLSQGEGGLRAAIDAFPPVKLQLTDGSVYAHEGKVVAVSGVIDKTTGSVQVKAHFPNPEKLLKSGGSGSIIIPRSADAAIVIPQRVVMEVQNKKFVYLLKDSNKVAYTEITVDPQNDGVNYIVTSGLKVGDKYVTNGITKLTDKMEIVPITPQRYEEKIQEQAKAMSVSDIVNATKTK comes from the coding sequence ATGAAAATGAAAAAGATGATGTTAGTTGCAATGGTTGCAACAGTGTTGATGTCGTGTGGTGGAGGCGGTGGACGTCCTACGTTCGGCGACAACGAGTATCCTATTGAGACGGTTTCTGAATCGAGCGCTGCTCTTCAGAGTACCTATCCTGCCACCATCAATGGTATTCAGGATGTGGAAATCCGTCCGAAAGTGTCTGGCTTTATCACTCAGATCAATGTGACTGAGGGCCAGACGGTGAGCGCCGGACAGGTGCTTTTCGTGATTGACAACGAGACCTATCAGGCTCAGGTGCGTCAGGCTCAGGCTACGGTGAACACCGCCCAGACCGCTGTGAATACTGCGAAGTTGACTTTCGATAATACCAAGAAGTTGCACGCCAGCAGGGTGGTGGGTGACTATGAGTTGCAGACTGCCGAGAACTCGTTCCTCAGCGCGCAGGCTCAGTTGGCACAGGCACAGGCTACCCTGGCTTCGGCTAAGGAGAATCTGAGTTTCTGCTATGTGAAGAGTCCTGCTGCCGGCGTTGTGGGTACACTGCCTTACAAGAAGGGTGCCTTGGTGAGTGCCTCGAACGTGCTGACTCACGTGTCGGATATCAGTAAGATGGAGGTTTACTTCTCGCTGACCGAGAAGGATATGCTGAGTCTGTCACAGGGCGAGGGTGGCCTGCGTGCCGCTATTGATGCCTTCCCCCCAGTGAAGTTGCAGTTGACCGACGGTAGTGTTTATGCCCACGAGGGTAAGGTGGTTGCCGTGAGTGGTGTGATTGACAAGACCACCGGTTCTGTACAGGTGAAGGCTCACTTCCCCAACCCCGAGAAGTTGCTGAAGAGCGGTGGCTCTGGCTCAATCATCATCCCCCGTTCGGCCGATGCTGCTATCGTGATTCCCCAGCGTGTGGTGATGGAGGTTCAGAACAAGAAGTTCGTGTATCTGTTGAAGGACAGCAACAAGGTGGCCTACACCGAGATTACTGTTGATCCCCAGAACGATGGCGTGAACTACATTGTGACTAGCGGACTGAAGGTTGGTGACAAGTATGTGACCAACGGTATTACGAAGTTGACTGACAAGATGGAGATTGTGCCCATCACACCTCAGCGCTACGAGGAAAAGATCCAAGAGCAGGCTAAGGCTATGTCTGTCAGCGACATCGTGAATGCAACGAAGACAAAGTAA
- a CDS encoding glycine zipper domain-containing protein yields the protein MKKTFLWLISGALLVSACTSNAASGAYVGGEFGHVIGSAIGGIAGGWRGQHTGSLIGTVGGAVAGAVIGSAIDKSQERRMAPYGDRRQHDDSGFDPQGRGDDRIMIAPVEAPLVVRHAVITETQNDGVLVRGEECTAVFEIMNTSDNAVFDVQPFVEDATGNKHIKISDNLRIESIGPRQGVRYTATILADKRLKDGEIIVRLGVAQSGREITSQTREFRVPTAKKRP from the coding sequence ATGAAAAAGACTTTTCTATGGTTGATAAGTGGGGCACTCCTGGTGAGTGCCTGCACCAGTAATGCCGCCAGTGGCGCTTACGTGGGCGGCGAGTTCGGACATGTCATCGGTTCGGCCATCGGCGGCATTGCCGGCGGCTGGCGTGGTCAGCACACTGGCTCGCTCATCGGCACGGTAGGTGGGGCTGTGGCTGGTGCTGTCATCGGCTCGGCCATAGACAAGTCGCAAGAGCGCCGTATGGCGCCGTATGGCGACCGTCGCCAGCATGATGACAGTGGCTTCGACCCACAGGGACGTGGCGACGACCGCATCATGATTGCGCCTGTCGAGGCACCCCTGGTGGTGCGCCATGCCGTGATCACTGAGACACAGAACGACGGCGTGCTGGTGCGTGGCGAGGAGTGTACGGCTGTGTTCGAGATTATGAACACGTCGGACAATGCTGTGTTCGACGTGCAGCCCTTTGTCGAGGATGCTACTGGCAACAAGCACATCAAGATATCGGATAACCTGCGCATAGAGAGCATTGGTCCGCGTCAGGGTGTACGCTATACTGCCACGATACTGGCCGACAAACGACTGAAAGACGGTGAGATTATTGTGCGCCTGGGCGTGGCGCAGAGTGGGCGAGAGATAACCTCGCAGACGCGCGAGTTCCGTGTGCCTACGGCAAAGAAACGCCCTTGA
- a CDS encoding leucine-rich repeat domain-containing protein produces the protein METEYQTPFYKQTWFLGGLAALAVFALCFFAINYVSQPDEPKAPEVEKKVIASVHTNEELIMIAREQGWIKADATEMTSVDAAEVDSLGEAFVGSNIESLKELQYFVGLKELKSGAFAHANGLKDIVIPAGVEAIEDGALAYCPALESIAVDTANTHYDSRDNCNGIVCTWKGKLMLVAGCKNTVLTDRMQYIAPQAFKGCAGLKELDLPARMESIGAEAFKDCGSLHAIDIPKSIRFIEESTFEGCKALTMITLPKSIERLRKDAFKGCTALEKIVCPRHYVPIIEGAFDSYNATVYVPEGQENKFFRDKDWKHFKDVKELK, from the coding sequence ATGGAGACAGAGTATCAGACACCTTTTTACAAGCAGACATGGTTCTTGGGCGGCTTGGCTGCACTGGCTGTTTTTGCATTGTGTTTTTTCGCTATTAATTATGTGAGTCAGCCCGATGAGCCTAAAGCGCCGGAGGTGGAGAAGAAGGTTATTGCCTCTGTCCACACCAACGAGGAACTGATTATGATTGCCCGTGAGCAGGGCTGGATCAAGGCCGACGCGACTGAGATGACGAGTGTTGACGCCGCCGAGGTGGACAGTCTGGGCGAGGCTTTCGTGGGCAGCAATATTGAGAGTTTGAAGGAACTGCAGTATTTCGTAGGACTGAAGGAACTGAAGAGTGGCGCCTTTGCCCATGCCAATGGGTTGAAGGATATCGTCATTCCTGCTGGCGTGGAGGCCATCGAGGATGGTGCTCTGGCTTATTGTCCGGCATTGGAGAGTATTGCCGTGGATACGGCCAATACCCACTACGACTCGCGCGACAACTGCAATGGCATTGTGTGCACGTGGAAGGGTAAGCTGATGCTGGTGGCTGGTTGTAAGAACACGGTGCTGACAGACAGAATGCAATATATTGCACCACAGGCCTTTAAGGGCTGCGCTGGACTGAAAGAACTCGATCTGCCTGCACGCATGGAGTCTATCGGTGCTGAAGCCTTTAAGGACTGCGGCAGTTTGCATGCCATCGATATTCCCAAGAGCATCCGCTTTATCGAGGAGTCGACCTTCGAGGGCTGCAAGGCCTTGACGATGATTACCCTGCCCAAGAGTATCGAGCGTCTGCGTAAGGATGCCTTCAAGGGTTGCACTGCCCTTGAGAAGATTGTTTGTCCACGACACTATGTACCCATCATCGAGGGGGCGTTCGACAGTTATAATGCTACGGTCTATGTGCCCGAGGGACAAGAGAACAAGTTTTTCCGTGATAAGGACTGGAAACACTTCAAGGATGTTAAAGAATTGAAATAA
- a CDS encoding YfhO family protein has product MKILKQWLPDVLAVVFFAVLAFAYFYPADVQNRVLNQGDVSAGIGLGQESTQYYNSTGERTRWTNAIFSGMPTYQIAPSYGSTSTLSAVEKAYHLWLPDNVWYLFVYLLGFYILLRAFNFRQHLAALGSVLWAFSTYFLIIIAAGHLWKVMALAYLPPMIGGIVLAYRGKYMWGLIVTALFAAMEVNANHVQMTYYYLFVILLMIIAFLVDAIIKKEYVRFLKATGVCIVGGLLGVMVNLSNLYHTWEFSKETMRGKSELVKQNADNQTDSGLERSYITDYSYGIGETWSLLVPNVKGGTSMKLLWDDENAREAIQGMSVNVGPGQSMSAPQVFDYLSQNGLYFTQYWNDNLEEGANGTMGPVYVGAFVLLLAVLCLLVCYRNPLTWGLLVATLLSIMLAWGKNFMGLTDFFIDHVPMYAKFRAVESILVIAEFTIPLMAMLALREVWQKVEDGTAQERKYIFKAVLVAFGLTGGVALLFAVTPTTFFDFYTEAEAKLFGQILPPPASADALLEALSKARQAVFTADCWRSFLIILVGTLMLLAYCMKTKFKAWMLVAGLLVLCLTDLWTVNRRYLNPNDTKQFVKKVERQQVRPMTDADRQILADTSLDYRVLNLAGNVFNENETSYYHKSVGGYHPAKLRRYQELIEYYLSDQLNAVRQALSTTGTDLSVVNGDSIWPVINMLNTKYFLMAQQNIAVQNPYAFGNAWMVDHVSYVDNANDEIDALGKLNLRHEAVADKQFEAVLGQAVAQDSTTTVQMTSYAPNKLTYTVDGKGGVLVLSEIYYPGWTATVDGQEVELGRVNYVLRALHIEAGKHEVVLSFFPQSVKTTETLAYVALAILLLLIVLVVVLQVRKKKAN; this is encoded by the coding sequence ATGAAAATTCTAAAACAATGGCTGCCAGACGTGCTGGCAGTGGTGTTCTTTGCCGTGTTGGCCTTTGCCTATTTCTATCCGGCCGACGTGCAGAACAGAGTACTGAACCAGGGCGACGTGTCAGCCGGCATCGGACTGGGTCAGGAGAGTACACAATATTATAATAGTACGGGTGAGCGCACGCGTTGGACCAACGCCATCTTCTCGGGCATGCCCACCTATCAGATAGCCCCCTCGTATGGCAGCACCTCAACGCTGTCGGCCGTCGAGAAGGCCTATCACCTGTGGCTGCCCGACAATGTGTGGTATCTGTTTGTCTATCTGCTGGGCTTCTATATCCTGCTGCGAGCCTTCAACTTCCGTCAGCACCTGGCTGCACTGGGTTCTGTGTTGTGGGCCTTCAGCACCTATTTCCTCATTATCATCGCTGCCGGCCACCTGTGGAAGGTGATGGCTCTGGCCTATCTACCTCCGATGATTGGCGGTATTGTGCTGGCCTATCGAGGGAAATATATGTGGGGCCTCATCGTGACGGCCCTGTTTGCAGCGATGGAAGTGAATGCCAACCACGTGCAGATGACCTACTACTATCTGTTTGTCATCCTGCTGATGATCATCGCCTTCCTGGTTGATGCCATCATCAAGAAGGAGTATGTGCGCTTCCTCAAAGCCACGGGCGTGTGCATCGTGGGTGGACTGCTGGGCGTGATGGTGAACCTGTCGAACCTCTATCACACGTGGGAGTTCTCGAAGGAGACCATGCGTGGCAAGAGCGAACTGGTGAAGCAAAATGCCGACAATCAGACCGACAGCGGACTGGAGCGCTCGTATATCACTGACTATAGCTATGGCATTGGCGAGACATGGTCGCTGCTGGTGCCCAATGTGAAGGGTGGCACGTCGATGAAACTGCTGTGGGACGACGAGAATGCACGCGAGGCCATTCAGGGTATGAGCGTCAACGTGGGTCCTGGACAGAGCATGTCGGCTCCGCAGGTGTTCGACTATCTGAGTCAGAACGGCCTCTATTTCACACAATATTGGAACGACAACCTGGAGGAGGGTGCCAACGGCACCATGGGTCCTGTCTATGTGGGTGCCTTCGTGCTGCTGCTGGCCGTGCTGTGCCTGCTGGTGTGCTATCGCAACCCCTTGACGTGGGGCTTGCTGGTGGCCACGCTGCTCAGTATCATGCTGGCATGGGGTAAGAACTTCATGGGCCTCACCGACTTCTTCATCGACCATGTGCCCATGTATGCCAAGTTCCGAGCTGTTGAGTCGATCCTTGTGATTGCCGAGTTCACCATTCCCCTGATGGCCATGCTGGCCCTGAGGGAGGTGTGGCAGAAAGTGGAGGACGGCACGGCGCAGGAGCGTAAGTATATCTTCAAGGCTGTGCTAGTGGCCTTTGGCCTGACGGGTGGCGTGGCCCTGCTGTTTGCTGTGACACCCACCACGTTCTTTGATTTCTATACGGAGGCCGAGGCCAAGCTGTTTGGACAGATCCTGCCGCCACCTGCCAGTGCTGATGCGCTGCTCGAGGCGTTGAGTAAGGCCCGTCAGGCTGTGTTCACGGCCGACTGCTGGCGCTCGTTCCTCATCATCCTGGTGGGCACGCTGATGCTCCTGGCCTACTGCATGAAGACGAAGTTCAAGGCCTGGATGCTGGTGGCTGGCTTGCTGGTGCTGTGTCTCACAGACCTGTGGACAGTGAACCGTCGCTATCTGAACCCCAACGACACCAAGCAGTTTGTGAAGAAGGTGGAGCGCCAGCAGGTGCGCCCCATGACCGATGCCGACCGTCAGATTCTGGCCGATACGTCGCTCGACTATCGCGTGCTGAACCTGGCTGGCAATGTGTTCAACGAGAACGAGACTTCTTACTATCATAAGAGTGTGGGTGGCTATCATCCTGCTAAGCTGCGCCGCTATCAGGAACTGATTGAGTATTACCTCTCAGACCAGTTGAATGCTGTGCGTCAGGCACTCTCTACCACTGGTACCGACCTGAGCGTGGTGAACGGCGATAGCATCTGGCCTGTCATCAACATGCTGAACACCAAGTACTTCCTCATGGCTCAGCAGAACATCGCCGTGCAGAACCCCTATGCTTTTGGCAATGCGTGGATGGTGGACCATGTGAGCTATGTGGACAATGCCAACGACGAGATTGACGCACTGGGCAAACTGAACCTGCGCCATGAGGCCGTGGCCGACAAGCAGTTTGAGGCCGTTCTGGGTCAGGCTGTGGCTCAGGATTCAACCACCACTGTTCAGATGACATCGTATGCACCCAATAAGCTGACCTATACTGTTGATGGTAAGGGTGGCGTGCTGGTACTCTCAGAGATTTACTATCCTGGCTGGACGGCCACTGTCGACGGCCAGGAGGTGGAGCTGGGTCGTGTGAACTACGTGCTGCGTGCCCTGCACATCGAGGCTGGTAAGCACGAGGTGGTGCTGAGCTTCTTCCCACAATCGGTGAAGACCACTGAGACACTGGCTTATGTAGCACTGGCCATCCTGCTGCTGCTCATTGTGCTGGTGGTGGTGCTGCAGGTGAGAAAGAAGAAAGCGAATTAA
- a CDS encoding septal ring lytic transglycosylase RlpA family protein, which yields MIIKRYILIIFALILSLTVLGQIQIGKASFYSKRATGRMTASGDRLHHDSLTCAHRSYPFGTLLQVTNPSNGRMIVVRVNDRGPFVRGRIVDLSWAAAKVLGILSTGVANVIVEPLEHFHIPMKRDRDHIIPKVSEAIETEEFPWKNIKGVSLP from the coding sequence ATGATTATTAAGCGATACATATTAATCATATTCGCGCTAATATTAAGCCTTACCGTTCTGGGCCAAATCCAGATCGGTAAGGCTTCATTCTATTCTAAGAGAGCCACAGGACGCATGACAGCCAGCGGCGACCGTCTGCATCACGACAGTCTGACATGCGCACATCGCTCCTATCCCTTCGGCACCTTACTTCAGGTGACCAACCCTTCGAACGGCAGAATGATTGTTGTGAGGGTCAACGACCGCGGTCCTTTTGTTCGCGGCCGTATTGTTGACCTATCGTGGGCTGCCGCCAAGGTGCTGGGCATCCTGTCAACAGGCGTGGCCAATGTCATTGTTGAGCCATTGGAACACTTCCACATTCCCATGAAGCGAGACCGCGACCATATCATTCCGAAGGTCAGCGAGGCCATCGAGACCGAGGAGTTCCCGTGGAAGAATATCAAGGGCGTTTCTTTGCCGTAG
- the gdhA gene encoding NADP-specific glutamate dehydrogenase, protein MEVEKIMQALERKHPGELEYLQAVREVLESIKDVYNQHPEFEKAKIVERIVEPERISTFRVPWVDDKGEVQVNIGYRVQFNSAIGPYKGGLRFHPSVNLSILKFLGFEQTFKNALTTLPMGGGKGGSDFAPRGKSDAEIMRFCQAFMCELYKVIGPDMDVPAGDIGVGGREIGYLFGMYKKLTSQFHGATLTGKGLEWGGSILRPEATGYGALYFVHHMLDTHGLDIKGKTVALSGFGNVAWGAAKKATELGAKVITISGPDGYIYDPAGLDAEKIDYLLELRASGNDICAPYADEFDGAQFFEGKKPWEQKADIYLPCATQNELNGEDADKILAQKPLCVAEVSNMGCTAEAVNKFIAAGQLFAPGKAVNAGGVATSGLEMTQNSMRMSWTAEEVDQRLHQIMQGIHEQCVKYGKEGNYINYVKGANVAGFMKVAKAMLAQGIV, encoded by the coding sequence ATGGAAGTTGAGAAAATTATGCAAGCCCTGGAACGTAAACACCCGGGCGAATTAGAGTACCTGCAGGCCGTTCGCGAAGTGCTGGAATCTATTAAAGACGTCTATAACCAGCACCCCGAATTTGAAAAAGCCAAGATTGTAGAGCGCATCGTAGAGCCTGAGCGCATCAGCACATTCCGTGTGCCCTGGGTCGACGACAAGGGCGAGGTTCAGGTGAACATTGGCTATCGCGTGCAGTTCAACAGTGCTATTGGTCCTTACAAGGGCGGACTCCGTTTTCACCCCTCTGTAAACCTGTCAATATTGAAGTTCTTAGGTTTCGAGCAGACCTTCAAGAACGCCCTGACCACACTGCCCATGGGCGGCGGCAAGGGTGGTTCCGACTTTGCCCCTCGTGGCAAGAGTGATGCCGAAATCATGCGTTTCTGCCAGGCCTTCATGTGCGAGTTGTACAAGGTCATCGGTCCTGACATGGACGTGCCCGCTGGCGACATCGGTGTAGGCGGCCGCGAGATTGGCTATCTGTTCGGCATGTACAAGAAGCTCACCTCACAGTTCCATGGTGCCACCCTCACGGGCAAGGGCTTGGAATGGGGCGGCTCTATTCTGCGCCCAGAGGCCACAGGCTATGGTGCCCTGTACTTTGTGCACCACATGCTCGACACTCACGGACTGGACATCAAGGGCAAGACCGTGGCCCTCTCAGGCTTCGGCAATGTGGCTTGGGGTGCAGCCAAGAAGGCAACCGAGTTGGGTGCCAAGGTGATCACCATCAGTGGTCCTGACGGTTATATCTACGACCCTGCCGGCCTGGATGCCGAGAAGATCGACTACCTGCTGGAGCTGCGTGCCAGCGGCAACGACATCTGCGCTCCCTATGCCGACGAGTTCGACGGCGCTCAGTTCTTCGAGGGCAAGAAGCCTTGGGAGCAGAAGGCTGACATCTATCTGCCTTGCGCCACTCAGAACGAGCTGAACGGCGAGGATGCCGACAAGATCCTGGCTCAGAAGCCACTGTGCGTAGCCGAGGTATCAAACATGGGTTGCACAGCCGAGGCCGTCAACAAGTTCATCGCTGCTGGTCAGCTGTTTGCTCCTGGTAAGGCCGTGAACGCAGGTGGCGTGGCCACCTCTGGCTTGGAGATGACCCAGAACTCGATGCGCATGTCATGGACAGCCGAGGAAGTTGACCAGCGTCTGCACCAGATTATGCAGGGCATCCACGAGCAGTGCGTGAAGTACGGCAAGGAAGGTAACTATATTAACTATGTAAAGGGTGCCAACGTGGCAGGCTTCATGAAGGTGGCCAAGGCCATGCTCGCCCAGGGCATCGTATAG
- a CDS encoding outer membrane protein, with the protein MNQIKHALLMVLAVGMVGCSPKVTSEMLTNDFEPQPTNYVMIIGAADELPAGTGAIGHVVVNGRSASVRKQYGRMVSLAVQETARKGGNVLVIDTVDAKKNSVKATMGLTKGQVDHSLTLSPFRLDQLEAMTAIRRKPAPVAIEEVAEVLPEETILQDTVALQEDVASTDRWYTDDAVVYPKIKKEKDVFFKMSVGPVKTTSEVYADDGKPLSHLGGMGVALTYGRFASSSWGWGLDSFFSYTDVNETRGSRTYKGSYTLGYVGLCGILRLNIVEKLRFDLSLGLGAAYYNDPGNAQLGFGSKADLGLELMLTDGFGLGIESVGFASSFSAPSGVHLEKNERYGYDQSAWMLTARYYF; encoded by the coding sequence ATGAACCAAATTAAACACGCACTTTTAATGGTGCTTGCGGTTGGCATGGTGGGATGCTCGCCCAAGGTGACATCCGAAATGCTCACTAACGACTTTGAACCTCAACCCACAAACTATGTGATGATTATTGGTGCTGCCGACGAGCTGCCTGCTGGTACTGGTGCCATCGGACACGTGGTGGTGAACGGCCGAAGCGCATCGGTCAGGAAACAATATGGCCGCATGGTGAGCTTGGCTGTGCAGGAAACGGCCAGAAAGGGAGGTAATGTGCTGGTGATTGATACTGTTGACGCCAAGAAGAACAGTGTGAAGGCCACGATGGGTCTGACCAAAGGCCAGGTGGACCATTCGCTCACACTCTCGCCTTTCCGCCTGGATCAGTTGGAAGCCATGACCGCCATCCGCAGAAAACCAGCTCCAGTGGCTATCGAAGAGGTGGCCGAGGTGCTGCCAGAAGAGACCATCCTGCAGGACACAGTCGCGCTGCAGGAGGACGTTGCGAGCACAGACCGCTGGTATACAGACGATGCAGTGGTTTATCCAAAGATAAAAAAAGAGAAAGATGTTTTCTTTAAGATGAGCGTTGGTCCTGTGAAAACAACCTCCGAGGTTTATGCAGACGACGGTAAGCCGCTGTCTCATCTGGGTGGCATGGGCGTGGCCCTGACCTATGGCCGCTTTGCCAGTTCCTCGTGGGGATGGGGATTGGATTCTTTCTTCAGCTATACCGATGTCAACGAGACCAGAGGCAGCCGTACCTACAAAGGCAGCTATACGCTGGGCTATGTGGGCTTGTGTGGCATCCTGAGGTTGAACATTGTTGAGAAGTTGCGCTTTGATCTTTCTCTTGGTCTGGGTGCAGCCTACTATAACGACCCAGGGAATGCGCAACTGGGATTTGGCTCGAAGGCCGACCTGGGTCTGGAGCTGATGCTCACCGATGGCTTTGGCCTTGGCATCGAGTCGGTGGGCTTTGCCAGCAGTTTTTCGGCCCCATCGGGTGTTCATCTCGAGAAAAACGAGCGCTATGGCTACGACCAAAGTGCTTGGATGCTCACGGCCAGGTATTATTTCTAA
- a CDS encoding DUF86 domain-containing protein yields the protein MESISSENLPIVLHTLDQIELAIGRLQERTKNIRSVDDFLSTPGGMEKLDAACMVLIAIGESIKNLDKVSEGKLLPTYPSIPWKKVMGIRDIMAHHYFEVDADVVFGVISKELNPLKKAILYFKDNI from the coding sequence ATGGAATCGATATCTTCAGAGAACCTGCCGATCGTTTTGCATACGCTTGACCAGATTGAATTGGCCATAGGAAGACTTCAGGAAAGGACGAAGAATATTCGTTCAGTTGATGATTTCCTTTCTACTCCAGGTGGAATGGAGAAATTGGATGCAGCATGTATGGTGTTGATTGCCATTGGTGAATCTATAAAGAACCTGGATAAGGTGTCTGAGGGAAAATTGCTTCCTACCTATCCAAGTATTCCTTGGAAAAAAGTTATGGGCATTCGCGATATTATGGCCCATCATTATTTCGAGGTTGATGCTGATGTTGTTTTTGGAGTTATCAGCAAAGAATTGAATCCTCTAAAGAAGGCGATATTGTATTTTAAAGATAATATCTAA